From the Candidatus Bathyarchaeota archaeon genome, one window contains:
- a CDS encoding DEAD/DEAH box helicase has protein sequence MRIDELPIPEDAKRLFLEEGIRDLYPPQEEAFRKTRVLEGGNLLMASPTASGKTLVAEVCALKHIIEGGGKVVYTTPLRALASEKFTRFKRYEKLKKLDGGNVRVTISTGDYDSSDPWLSRYDWIVTTYEKLDSLLRHGAPWVKDVTLLVVDEVHYLGQGDRGPTLEVLLTRFRMLNPKSQIIALSATVRNVEELARWFNADYTATEWRPVTLKEGIYLDGVVRFSDGTVLEVEDLGDPIVSLTYDVIKRGGQILVFTETRKKAVSVARKLSKTVEKLLDKRVKSRLKRIARRIVSSADKTRLDEALAKLIEHGTAFHHAGLRHERRTLVEEAFRKGYVKALAATPTLAAGVNLPARRVVLASYERYEPGYGRTPISVMEYKQMCLPYEAEILLADGTYAKIGELIEKGIKPELTALSEKNFKLRSNRVIKTYTRHARQLIELKVQHGEVIRVTPEHPILTRRGWMKAEDVEIGDMIAHITRIPYSPKMPKAEDILPKNTYVLDTDLMFNKWVVKVMAKNNLKKKDIAKMLNVNYKTFLSWENPLKRNVIPFNIFIKMAKFADCGDPIKYVKVLKTPYGKPIKFNNIFSEDFLWFAGIVASDGNLNQRDGTIKIRVFNTDRKIIDRVCYVLKKLGLNYRLNRVGNTWTVECSNMLLGHILTKFGIPTGKKSNRLYISDIVKNMPKTLLASYVAGVFDGDGNYTECKAKSTVRSIRIHSKSGKFIRDLKEVLLKLGVVSHLDSRFIDCVKTLRGKKAHFKGMVYGLIIRSNMDIKRFFEQISPVRRISYDPNVIRYKIGSGEVNRRRGDITWSKIVDKRVILYNKPIKVYNIEVTDDGNYVYNNLVVHNCGRAGRPGLDPVGEAVLIARSEDELEFLMERYVYARPERIWSNLGAEPFLRPHVLSSIATGVAYSVEGVLDFFSKTLYAYQMGVESIADPIRRILDFLEENGFIRVVRGMVEPTALGKRVSELYIDPLSAAIIIDGFERRRASEVSEFGLLHLVNHTPDASPKLYPRRREVDELIRVLELRENELLVEVPDRFSEPVEFEALLGEIKMTLVIMDWINEVSENTILDKYGVEPGDLYRLVSSVNWLLYAAQELSKLMGFKRLTSKINILRNRVEKGVREELLTLTSLEGIGRVRARALYQAGYRTLEDLRRASLEELMRIPTIGGRIAKRIKEQVGGTVSQEALKAAEDAGVQKTLTDYSRHRSP, from the coding sequence ATGAGGATAGACGAGCTGCCGATACCTGAAGACGCTAAGAGGCTTTTCCTAGAGGAGGGTATACGCGACCTCTATCCGCCTCAGGAAGAGGCCTTCAGGAAGACGAGGGTCTTAGAGGGTGGAAACCTCCTGATGGCTAGCCCTACGGCCAGCGGTAAAACCCTCGTGGCAGAGGTCTGCGCCCTCAAACATATAATCGAAGGAGGCGGCAAGGTAGTCTACACGACCCCTCTCAGGGCTTTAGCCTCTGAGAAGTTTACCAGGTTTAAACGCTACGAGAAGCTGAAGAAGCTGGATGGGGGAAACGTGAGGGTAACCATATCGACCGGCGACTACGATAGCAGCGACCCGTGGCTGAGCCGGTACGATTGGATAGTCACGACCTATGAGAAGCTGGACAGCCTCCTCAGGCATGGAGCCCCCTGGGTGAAAGACGTAACGCTTCTCGTGGTAGACGAGGTCCACTATCTGGGTCAGGGAGACCGAGGGCCGACGCTCGAGGTGCTTCTGACGAGGTTCAGGATGTTGAATCCAAAGAGCCAGATAATAGCGTTAAGCGCGACCGTCAGGAACGTTGAAGAGCTTGCTAGATGGTTTAACGCCGACTACACGGCTACCGAGTGGAGACCCGTTACTCTCAAGGAGGGTATCTACCTCGACGGTGTAGTGAGGTTCAGCGACGGCACCGTTTTAGAGGTCGAAGACCTCGGAGACCCCATCGTAAGCCTAACTTACGACGTCATCAAAAGGGGAGGGCAGATCCTAGTCTTCACGGAGACTAGGAAGAAGGCCGTGAGCGTTGCTAGGAAGCTCTCTAAAACCGTTGAAAAGCTTCTAGATAAGAGGGTTAAAAGCCGTCTCAAGAGGATAGCGAGGCGTATAGTAAGCAGCGCAGATAAGACCAGGCTCGATGAGGCTCTTGCGAAGCTCATAGAGCATGGAACGGCGTTTCATCATGCGGGTCTGAGACACGAACGTAGAACCCTAGTCGAAGAGGCTTTTAGGAAAGGCTATGTAAAGGCCCTAGCTGCGACACCGACGTTAGCCGCCGGCGTGAACCTACCGGCCAGAAGGGTCGTACTAGCCAGCTATGAACGCTACGAACCCGGATACGGCCGCACACCGATATCGGTCATGGAATATAAGCAGATGTGTCTACCCTATGAGGCTGAGATACTTCTAGCAGATGGGACCTATGCTAAAATCGGAGAGCTTATCGAGAAGGGAATTAAGCCTGAACTAACAGCATTAAGCGAGAAGAACTTTAAACTACGGTCTAATCGTGTGATAAAAACCTATACCAGACATGCAAGACAGCTTATCGAGTTGAAGGTTCAACACGGTGAGGTTATAAGGGTCACACCAGAACATCCTATACTCACGAGAAGAGGATGGATGAAGGCTGAGGACGTTGAGATAGGCGATATGATAGCTCACATAACGAGAATACCCTACTCCCCGAAAATGCCAAAAGCAGAAGATATCCTACCTAAAAATACCTATGTGTTGGATACGGATTTAATGTTTAATAAGTGGGTCGTAAAAGTTATGGCTAAGAATAATCTTAAAAAGAAAGACATAGCGAAGATGCTGAATGTTAACTATAAAACGTTTCTAAGCTGGGAAAATCCCTTAAAAAGGAATGTTATTCCGTTTAATATATTTATCAAAATGGCAAAGTTTGCAGATTGTGGCGATCCAATAAAATATGTAAAAGTTTTGAAAACCCCATATGGAAAGCCAATAAAGTTTAACAATATTTTTTCCGAAGACTTCTTATGGTTTGCTGGGATTGTCGCGAGCGATGGGAATTTAAATCAGAGAGATGGAACAATAAAGATACGGGTATTTAACACGGATAGAAAAATAATTGATAGGGTTTGTTACGTACTCAAAAAACTTGGTTTGAATTATCGGCTTAATCGGGTGGGAAATACTTGGACCGTAGAGTGTTCAAATATGCTTCTGGGGCACATTCTTACTAAATTTGGGATTCCCACTGGTAAAAAGAGTAATAGGTTGTACATCTCGGATATTGTTAAAAACATGCCTAAAACCCTTCTGGCTAGTTACGTAGCCGGGGTGTTCGATGGAGATGGTAACTATACTGAATGCAAGGCGAAATCAACAGTTAGGTCGATTAGGATACATAGTAAGAGTGGAAAGTTCATACGAGACCTGAAAGAGGTCCTCTTAAAGCTTGGTGTAGTTTCACATTTGGACAGTAGGTTCATAGACTGCGTGAAAACCCTTAGAGGTAAGAAAGCACACTTTAAGGGAATGGTTTATGGCTTAATTATTAGGTCGAACATGGATATAAAAAGATTCTTTGAACAGATTAGTCCGGTTAGACGAATCTCATACGACCCAAATGTGATTCGTTATAAAATAGGCTCCGGCGAGGTTAACAGAAGACGAGGTGATATCACGTGGTCTAAGATCGTAGACAAACGGGTGATATTATATAACAAGCCCATTAAAGTCTATAACATCGAAGTGACCGATGATGGAAACTATGTTTACAATAATCTAGTAGTGCATAATTGTGGTCGCGCCGGCAGGCCTGGGCTCGACCCGGTGGGTGAGGCTGTTCTTATAGCTAGGAGTGAGGATGAGTTGGAGTTTCTCATGGAGCGTTATGTGTATGCTAGGCCGGAGCGTATATGGTCGAACTTGGGCGCTGAGCCGTTTCTTAGACCTCATGTCTTGTCGTCTATAGCCACCGGTGTGGCGTATAGCGTGGAGGGGGTCTTGGACTTTTTCTCGAAGACCCTCTACGCGTATCAGATGGGGGTCGAGTCTATAGCCGATCCTATAAGAAGGATCCTCGATTTTCTAGAGGAGAACGGTTTCATAAGGGTCGTCCGGGGAATGGTCGAGCCTACGGCTCTCGGTAAACGTGTCTCAGAGCTTTACATAGACCCGTTATCGGCTGCGATCATCATAGACGGCTTCGAGAGGAGGAGGGCTTCAGAGGTATCGGAGTTCGGTCTTCTCCACCTGGTTAACCATACCCCGGACGCGTCTCCTAAGCTCTACCCGAGGAGGAGAGAGGTCGACGAGCTGATAAGGGTTCTTGAGCTTAGGGAGAATGAGCTGCTGGTTGAGGTGCCGGATAGGTTTTCCGAACCCGTCGAGTTCGAAGCTCTCCTAGGCGAGATTAAGATGACGCTTGTGATCATGGATTGGATAAACGAAGTATCCGAGAACACGATCCTAGACAAGTATGGGGTCGAGCCTGGAGACCTCTACAGGCTCGTGTCCAGCGTGAATTGGCTCCTCTACGCGGCTCAGGAGCTTTCGAAGCTGATGGGGTTCAAGAGGCTTACCTCTAAGATCAATATCCTGAGAAACAGGGTCGAGAAAGGCGTTAGAGAGGAGCTTCTTACGTTGACGTCTCTCGAGGGGATTGGACGGGTCAGGGCTAGAGCCTTGTACCAGGCGGGGTATAGAACCCTAGAGGACCTTAGGAGGGCGTCGTTAGAGGAGTTGATGAGGATACCTACGATAGGTGGTAGGATCGCTAAGCGTATCAAGGAGCAGGTCGGAGGTACGGTGTCGCAGGAGGCTTTGAAGGCTGCTGAAGACGCCGGTGTTCAGAAGACCCTCACGGACTACTCTCGGCACCGCTCTCCCTGA
- a CDS encoding ATP-binding protein, producing MEVSAEERLHEIFSIEKYRLRLSQLAVTGGRSIQVDFEDIIRFDPELAKMLVEKPDVYLRALERAALDQLRIEAPEYAEEIGGIRVRLQRLPENLKVSLRRLGAKHINRLVRVEGIIVRSSPVKPLVVKAAFRCKSCEHVQYIMQTGMLMRAPSICEACKKRGPFEFVESESEFIDYQELRVQEKPEDLPPGQLPRWLNIRVYDELVDVARPGDTVAITGIVRAVQESIPRTGKLRTFTITLEVNNLEVYGKTPETIEITPEEERLILELSKRSDIHEIIKRSIAPSIYGYDDIKEAIMYLLFGGTPKVLPDGTRIRGDINVLLVGDPGVGKSQMLRYVQRIAPRGLYTHGRGTTAAGLCVDGESLLYTDRGVLRIKDLVEEELSKGELELSKGVWVSAAPNPVKVCTLEGATRMDKATAFYRIKASELVTIKTRMGKAITTTPETRILCYEDGEFRWLRADEIERGRLLVHILNLPEVEEEPPLILDYLDDDVFCECSPDFLEKLLRGLKAKFGTLRRAAKILGIHENKLYYSWRRGKQRPRLGELRRIAHHLNLDEAELAEGISGYSYKSYRGREFIRLPRYLNEEFMKLLGYVYADGEIVRDKRRRKAFTIGYFTGRREDAEKFRKLVKNIFGIEVKVERDPRERCHSVRFSNWVVAKLLARLGMPIGRKHLRLRISREISKLPRRLLASFLQGLFTGDGGVYGMKCVCFATSTKAFAEEVRIILLRFGVMSNIAVKPPRKVKTRDGKTINSGELYEVCIYDKESLQNYREEIGFDDDEKMEKLDRLISLKRGHRNYKVREGFILLPVIEVERRRGDFTVYDLTVENTHCFVANGFIVHNTAAVLRERGGGMVLEAGALVLADQGVCAIDEIDKMRPEDRVGMHEAMSQQSISVAKGGIVATLNARAAILAAANPALGRYDPNRTVAENINLPVTLLSRFDLIFVLKDRPDKERDAKLTEHILRLHGGFEEEVKPVIEPELLRKYISYSKRIKPRMTEEAMEIIKDFYLKMRSAGELADSPIAITARQLESVIRLAEARARVALREEVTAEDAKAAVRLMRASLEQVGIDMATGKIDIDIIMTGKPKSLRDKLQAVIGVIVDLSRQMGMAEEEAVYEVLERDYGISRSEAVSLIEQLRRDGTIYSPRHGFLKKT from the coding sequence GTGGAGGTGAGCGCCGAGGAGAGGCTTCACGAGATATTCTCTATCGAGAAGTATAGGCTTAGGCTCAGCCAGCTGGCGGTGACCGGTGGAAGGTCTATTCAGGTGGACTTTGAAGACATAATCAGGTTCGACCCTGAGCTCGCTAAGATGCTCGTGGAGAAGCCTGACGTATACCTTAGGGCTTTGGAGAGGGCTGCCTTAGACCAGCTTAGGATAGAGGCTCCTGAGTACGCCGAGGAGATAGGCGGGATTAGGGTTAGGCTTCAGAGGCTTCCCGAGAACCTTAAGGTCTCCCTCAGGAGGCTTGGGGCTAAACATATAAACAGGCTTGTGAGGGTCGAGGGGATCATCGTAAGGTCCAGCCCCGTTAAACCCCTCGTGGTCAAGGCAGCTTTCAGGTGTAAAAGCTGCGAACACGTTCAATACATTATGCAGACCGGTATGCTCATGAGAGCCCCAAGCATCTGCGAAGCCTGTAAGAAGAGGGGGCCTTTCGAGTTTGTCGAGTCGGAGTCGGAGTTCATAGATTATCAGGAGCTTAGGGTTCAGGAGAAGCCTGAGGACCTTCCGCCTGGTCAGCTCCCGAGGTGGCTGAACATACGCGTCTACGACGAGCTGGTGGACGTGGCCAGGCCAGGCGATACGGTCGCGATAACCGGTATAGTCAGAGCCGTCCAGGAGAGCATACCCAGAACCGGTAAGCTCAGGACGTTCACGATAACGCTCGAGGTAAACAACCTAGAGGTATACGGTAAGACCCCTGAAACGATCGAGATAACGCCCGAGGAAGAGAGGCTTATCCTTGAACTCTCCAAGAGAAGCGATATCCACGAGATAATCAAGCGATCCATAGCGCCCTCGATCTACGGATACGACGACATCAAAGAAGCCATCATGTACCTGCTCTTCGGAGGAACCCCAAAGGTCCTACCAGACGGGACGAGAATAAGAGGAGATATAAATGTTCTACTCGTGGGAGATCCCGGGGTTGGGAAGAGCCAGATGCTCAGATATGTCCAGAGGATAGCCCCCCGTGGTCTCTACACCCATGGTCGAGGGACGACTGCGGCGGGCCTATGCGTCGATGGGGAGTCGCTTCTATACACTGATAGAGGGGTCTTAAGGATCAAAGATCTTGTTGAGGAGGAACTCTCGAAGGGAGAGCTGGAGCTGTCCAAGGGAGTATGGGTATCTGCAGCCCCTAATCCCGTTAAGGTCTGCACGCTTGAGGGGGCGACGAGGATGGATAAGGCTACGGCCTTCTATCGGATAAAGGCGTCAGAGCTGGTAACCATTAAGACGAGGATGGGTAAAGCCATAACCACCACTCCGGAGACCAGGATTCTATGCTATGAGGATGGAGAGTTTAGATGGCTTAGGGCTGATGAGATTGAGAGGGGACGCCTCCTAGTTCATATACTAAATCTACCGGAGGTGGAGGAGGAGCCCCCCCTGATATTAGACTATCTAGACGACGATGTCTTCTGTGAATGTAGCCCAGATTTTCTGGAGAAGCTGTTGAGAGGGCTTAAAGCTAAGTTTGGAACCCTAAGGAGAGCGGCAAAAATCCTAGGAATCCATGAGAACAAGCTCTACTACTCCTGGAGGAGGGGGAAGCAAAGACCGAGGCTGGGGGAGTTGAGGAGGATAGCTCACCATCTAAATCTCGATGAGGCTGAGCTGGCTGAAGGTATCTCCGGATATTCTTATAAGAGCTATAGGGGGAGAGAGTTCATTAGGCTTCCAAGATATCTAAACGAGGAGTTCATGAAGCTTCTGGGATATGTCTACGCTGATGGGGAAATTGTTAGAGACAAGCGAAGGAGGAAGGCATTCACCATAGGATACTTCACGGGGAGGAGGGAGGATGCCGAAAAATTTAGAAAACTCGTAAAAAACATCTTCGGAATAGAGGTTAAGGTTGAGAGGGATCCTAGAGAGAGATGCCACTCAGTCAGATTCTCTAACTGGGTAGTAGCCAAGCTCCTAGCAAGACTAGGGATGCCTATAGGCCGCAAACATCTAAGACTGAGGATTTCCCGGGAGATATCCAAGCTTCCCAGGAGACTACTAGCTTCATTCCTCCAAGGCCTCTTCACTGGCGATGGAGGGGTTTATGGGATGAAGTGCGTATGCTTCGCTACCTCCACAAAGGCCTTTGCAGAGGAAGTGAGGATTATTCTACTGAGATTCGGCGTGATGAGCAACATAGCTGTGAAGCCGCCGAGGAAGGTGAAGACAAGGGATGGAAAGACCATAAACTCCGGAGAGCTATATGAGGTCTGCATCTACGATAAGGAGTCCCTCCAAAACTACCGTGAAGAGATAGGCTTCGACGATGACGAGAAGATGGAGAAGCTGGATAGGTTGATAAGTTTGAAAAGAGGGCATAGGAATTATAAGGTTCGAGAAGGCTTCATCCTCCTTCCCGTCATAGAGGTGGAGCGGAGGAGAGGAGACTTCACGGTCTACGACCTAACCGTGGAGAATACCCACTGTTTCGTAGCCAACGGATTCATAGTTCATAATACGGCAGCGGTTTTGAGGGAGAGAGGTGGGGGTATGGTTCTTGAGGCAGGTGCACTGGTGTTGGCAGACCAGGGAGTATGTGCGATAGACGAGATTGATAAAATGAGGCCTGAGGATAGGGTTGGGATGCATGAGGCCATGTCCCAGCAATCCATCTCGGTCGCGAAGGGCGGTATAGTGGCTACTTTAAACGCTAGGGCGGCTATTTTGGCGGCGGCTAACCCGGCTTTGGGGCGTTATGACCCGAATAGGACTGTGGCTGAGAACATAAACCTCCCGGTTACCTTGTTGTCTAGGTTCGACCTCATATTTGTCCTGAAGGACCGGCCTGACAAGGAGCGTGACGCTAAGTTGACCGAGCATATACTTAGGCTTCACGGCGGGTTTGAGGAGGAGGTTAAACCTGTCATAGAGCCTGAGCTTCTTAGGAAGTATATAAGCTATAGTAAGCGTATCAAGCCTCGGATGACCGAGGAGGCCATGGAGATTATAAAGGATTTCTACCTCAAGATGCGTAGCGCAGGTGAGCTTGCGGACTCGCCTATCGCTATAACGGCTAGGCAGCTTGAGTCTGTGATTAGGTTGGCGGAGGCTAGGGCTAGGGTTGCGTTGAGAGAAGAGGTTACAGCCGAGGATGCTAAGGCGGCTGTGAGGTTGATGAGGGCGAGCCTAGAGCAGGTTGGTATAGATATGGCGACCGGGAAGATAGATATAGATATCATAATGACCGGGAAGCCTAAGAGCCTCAGGGATAAGCTTCAAGCAGTCATAGGGGTTATCGTAGACCTGTCTAGACAGATGGGTATGGCGGAGGAGGAGGCGGTGTACGAGGTTCTGGAGAGAGACTACGGTATAAGCCGCAGCGAAGCCGTCAGTCTGATCGAGCAGCTTAGAAGAGACGGGACGATATACTCGCCTAGACACGGTTTCCTAAAGAAGACCTAA
- a CDS encoding DNA replication complex GINS family protein yields MNLRESLEGIELEFLNKHVKARVLKSLKDVRGLDEPIEASEPGSEVTVRRWVALKLAEEGFIAFKEGEEMTLDELVDVHWKESLQPSSRLSSLPEDFYQKLRLYLKKVAGEGDRQLLEKSVRLAKDIVNARTRKIVSMAVSLAVPQELLQSLAPEERLLYDEVRGLVEYWRSYVFQPLEEAG; encoded by the coding sequence ATGAATTTGAGAGAGAGTCTAGAGGGCATAGAGCTTGAATTTTTAAACAAGCATGTTAAAGCCAGGGTTTTGAAGAGCCTAAAGGATGTCAGGGGGCTAGACGAGCCTATAGAGGCTTCTGAACCTGGGTCTGAGGTCACCGTGAGGCGTTGGGTCGCTCTGAAGCTCGCCGAGGAGGGGTTTATCGCCTTCAAGGAGGGTGAGGAGATGACCTTAGACGAATTGGTGGACGTGCACTGGAAGGAGAGCCTCCAGCCGAGCAGCCGTTTAAGCAGTCTTCCAGAGGACTTCTACCAGAAGCTTAGGCTCTACCTTAAGAAGGTGGCTGGGGAGGGGGATCGTCAGCTTCTCGAGAAATCCGTTAGGCTCGCTAAGGATATCGTAAACGCTAGGACGAGGAAGATCGTGTCCATGGCCGTGAGCCTGGCGGTTCCACAGGAGCTTCTTCAGTCTCTAGCACCCGAGGAGAGGCTTCTATACGACGAGGTTAGGGGTCTTGTGGAGTACTGGAGAAGCTACGTGTTCCAACCGTTAGAGGAGGCTGGTTGA